The Plasmodium sp. gorilla clade G2 genome assembly, chromosome: 6 genome has a segment encoding these proteins:
- a CDS encoding Zn2+ or Fe2+ permease, with the protein MDLLFAKIICIVIFLVVTTFGCFIPHLMGLYKEKENEEKNQRVKNILSNLNCFGSGFIFSIIMFHLLPETIHIISDHGNIKIFNTSDSQMKILYIFFFVFIGFCMQLGLEYVLPVDTNICCVSNLDSKKKLEDTLSQDIAKNASTAVNIEMQNIDNIDHIHEHSCEGVHTHEEKSIGKFLELLTLQSFFLTISLAIHSCIEGMIIGTSTDVNYVFISSFCILSHKWIAGVTVSLSLNSNNLSKTLKAILLLTFVLASPLGILLGHLAKSAGQKVTCLINAVSIGTLLFIGCEILLNEIKQHISRKVRLCKWLSFCFSCLIAFALISFTTSMAPHTHGDIDTHMHIHDHDHHHNH; encoded by the exons ATGGATTTGTTATTTGCAAAGATAATTTgtattgtaatttttttggtGGTAACAACCTTCGGTTGTTTTATTCCTCATTTAATGGGATtgtataaagaaaaagaaaatgaagaaaagaaTCAACGAgttaaaaatattctttcAAACTTGAATTGTTTTGGTTCaggttttattttttcaattatCATGTTTCACTTACTACCAGAaactatacatataattagtGACcatggaaatataaaaatttttaatacatcAGATAGTCAGATGAAAATTTtgtatatctttttctttgtATTTATTGGTTTCTGCATGCAATTAGGTTTAGAATATGTACTTCCAGTAGATACGAACATTTGTTGTGTTTCAAATCTTGAttcaaaaaagaaattgGAAGATACTCTTTCTCA agaTATAGCAAAAAACGCGAGCACAGCAGTAAATATAGAAATGCAGAATATA gATAATATTGATCATATACATGAACATTCATGTGAAGGAGTTCATACACATGAAGAAAAAAGCATAGGGAAATTCTTGGAGCTCCTTACATTACAATCTTTTTTTCTAACCATCTCATTGGCTATTCATTCATGCATCGAag GTATGATAATTGGAACATCAACTGACGTAAATTATGTGTTCATAAGttctttttgtattttatcaCATAAATGGATAGCTGGTGTTACTGTTTCTTTATCATTAAATTCGAATAATTTG agCAAAACTTTGAAAGCCATTTTATTGTTAACTTTCGTTCTTGCTTCTCCATTGGGTATATTGTTAGGACACTTGGCAAAATCAGCAG GACAAAAAGTAACCTGTTTAATAAACGCTGTGTCTATAGGAACATTGCTCTTTATAGGATGCgag aTATTGTTGAATGAAATAAAACAACATATAAGCAGAAAAGTACGACTTTGTAAGTGGCTaagtttttgtttttcttgtCTTATCGCTTTTGCTTTAATTAGTTTTACAACAAGTATGGCACCTCATACTCATGGAGATATAGATACCCATATGCATATTCATGATCAtgatcatcatcataatcattaa
- a CDS encoding citrate synthase-like protein, putative: MINFNSKVCKLILMRHRIVPLFHFLKKDFLKNDIKCFCYNSKNKKYEKIKKEKKHTDVTSSLFLETEIFFEHKDIFYRGINIRDLCTYGNFEETIYLFLYKKLPNIKELEEKRNIFMNSLKLLDEKRIFEMHNNVSNGNLLELLRIYFIHSSQDKNKKGFIDINTCYYEILASYLKLINPKYSLENYKNVNIDHKIYTNDFFCSCLFLNCCLKLNYIKKNIQEKNDKSNMDNIYKNHHINNSIQSNEAICKDPSVNYDIYSIKLISSVLIILCDNNINESTFLIRMISNMCKNYFNICISMITFYIDIFKEINLHTSLQYFLNFKIYENENENENKNIIYDDDIPQNYLNFFFHKNNNFNKKNNILKKYIEDYCNLTSQHNINILYNFIDVENYFLKHKNLYPTLYYYTLLVFHILNIPLDYYPSFYFISRLLSFTAHINEQKENNKIVKYAGVYVGNPTRKYVDIQKR, from the exons atgataaattttaatagtaAGGTGTGTAAATTGATATTAATGAGACATAGAATAGTGCctttgtttcattttttaaaaaaagattttcttaagaatgatataaaatgtttttgttataatagtaagaataaaaaatatgaaaaaataaaaaaagagaagaaGCATACGGATGTTACTTCTAGCCTTTTTCTGGAGAcagaaattttttttgaacaTAAAG ATATTTTTTACAGAGGTATTAATATTCGTGACCTTTGCACGTACGGAAATTTTGAAGAAACCATATActtatttctttataaaaaacttcccaatataaaagaattagaagaaaaaagaaatatttttatgaattcTTTAAAGTTATTAGacgaaaaaagaatatttgaAATGCATAATAATGTTTCAAATGGTAATTTATTAGAATTATtaagaatttattttattcattcttcacaggataaaaataaaaaaggttTTATTGATATAAATACATGTTATTATGAAATATTGGCTAgctatttaaaattaataaatccaaaatattctttagaaaattataaaaatgttaatattgatcataaaatatatacaaatgattttttttgttcttgtctttttttgaattgttgtttaaaattaaattatattaaaaaaaatatacaagaaaaaaatgataaaagtaatatggataatatatataagaatcatcatataaataattccaTACAAAGTAATGAAGCTATTTGCAAGGATCCTTCAGttaattatgatatatatagtataaaaCTTATAAGCAGTGTTTTGATTATAttatgtgataataatattaatgaatcAACATTTTTAATAAGAATGATAAGTAATATgtgtaaaaattattttaatatatgtatatctatgataacattttatatagatatatttaaagaaataaatttacATACATCattacaatattttttaaattttaaaatatatgaaaatgaaaatgaaaatgaaaataaaaatataatatatgatgatgatattccacaaaattatttaaatttctttttccataaaaataataattttaataaaaaaaataatattctcaaaaaatatattgaagaTTATTGTAACCTAACATCacaacataatataaatattttatataattttatagatgttgaaaattattttttaaaacataaaaatttatatccaacattatattattatactttattagtatttcatatattaaatataccaTTAGATTATTATCCATCCTTTTATTTCATATCACGATTACTTAGTTTTACAGCTcatataaatgaacaaaaagaaaataataaaattgtaaAATATGCGGGTGTATATGTGGGAAACCCAACAAGGAAATATGTGGACATTCAAAAGAGGTAG
- a CDS encoding mitochondrial cardiolipin synthase, putative, with amino-acid sequence MRIVNKVREAIHKKVIDIRKRRKESEEKQKKEESDEIDFDALVDKNVNELNIENKEERDKIKERWKIILKNNAKKYGKISEGNKIKIYNEGTLAFRDILNSINKGKKRVWLESYIFDDSKLAEEVVNSLCKASKRGCDVILLIDYIGSLKMKNKWVQELKEYGVHVIFFNTFLNSFFNMLPIFFRDHRKILIVDNTAYCGSMNVAENVFPSEVIYDYEEGDEKEEDTREDSDDILKKKKCNDKNEEGNNKNEEGNNKNMINNFNNDVNKSVIYDDVNKDINKKKKCLEYYDLHIKIKGPAVKDLADVFIDSLKMSKSLISRESIEDQKKYQDENSCYVQVLESNVLRKIRSIQSTFDYIIRNGATNNIYITTSYFLPPGFLRRALFSALYKGVNISFLFSGNSDVFGDVPATYYMMKKILKRIDMKKKALLEYNNIISNYINLHKSFIRYPIIFDKYYNNYEKKKKKERKNKGSMNFYFFQKKHCHAKNLVVDNLWCSIGSYNWDRFSSRRNLEVMISIFDKKICDQFIKEHQNKVINDSIQITLSQLINRNFFQIFMSYCAYHLGKLSGRNIFDGLSNNSKKTILRKAIISKYLNDNCIQNISLNMMWGV; translated from the coding sequence aTGAGAATTGTTAATAAAGTAAGAGAGGCAATACATAAAAAAGTCATCGATATAAGGAAACGAAGAAAAGAAAgtgaagaaaaacaaaagaaagaAGAAAGCGATGAAATAGATTTTGATGCTTTAGttgataaaaatgtaaatgaattaaatatagaaaataaagaagaaagagataaaataaaagaaagatggaaaataattttgaaaaataatgCTAAgaaatatggaaaaatatctgaaggaaataaaataaaaatatataatgaaggTACATTAGCCTTTCGTGATATATTGAATTCAATtaataaaggaaaaaaacgTGTATGGTTAGAatcttatatttttgatgATTCTAAGCTTGCAGAAGAAGTAGTTAATAGTTTATGTAAGGCTTCTAAAAGAGGATGtgatgttattttattaattgatTATATAGGAagtttaaaaatgaaaaataaatgggtacaagaattaaaagaatatggtgtacatgtaatattttttaatacatttttaaattcattttttaatatgttacCTATATTTTTTCGTGATCACAGAAAGATATTAATTGTAGATAATACTGCTTACTGTGGTTCAATGAATGTTGCTGAAAATGTATTTCCAAGTGAAGTAATTTATGACTACGAAGAAGGAGATGAGAAAGAAGAGGATACAAGAGAAGATTcggatgatatattaaaaaaaaaaaaatgtaatgataaaaacgaagaaggaaataataaaaacgaagaaggaaataataaaaacatgattaataattttaataatgatgTTAACAAAAGTGTTATTTATGATGATGTTAATaaggatataaataaaaaaaagaaatgtttagaatattatgatttacatataaaaataaaaggaccAGCTGTTAAAGATTTAGCTGATGTATTTATTGATTCTTTAAAAATGTCTAAAAGTTTAATAAGTAGAGAATCTATAGAAGATCAGAAAAAATATCAAGATGAAAATTCTTGTTATGTTCAAGTTTTAGAATCTAATGTTTTAAGAAAAATTAGATCTATTCAATCAACAtttgattatattataagaaatggagctacaaataatatttatataacaacaAGTTATTTTTTACCACCAGGATTTTTAAGAAGAGCCTTATTTTCAGCTTTATATAAAGGtgttaatatttcatttttattttctggAAATTCAGATGTATTTGGCGATGTGCCAGCTACttattatatgatgaaaaagatattaaaaagaattgatatgaaaaaaaaagctttattagaatataataatataatatcaaattatataaatttacatAAAAGTTTTATTAGATATCCAATaatatttgataaatattataataattatgaaaaaaaaaaaaaaaaagaaagaaaaaataaaggatCAATgaatttctatttttttcaaaaaaaacattGTCATGCAAAAAATCTAGTAGTAGATAATTTATGGTGCTCTATCGGATCATATAATTGGGATCGATTTTCATCAAGAAGAAATCTTGAAGTTATGATATCcatatttgataaaaaaatttgtgaTCAATTTATAAAAGAACATCAAAATAAAGTTATTAACGATTCTATTCAAATAACATTATCTCAATTAATTAATagaaatttttttcaaatatttatgaGCTATTGTGCATATCATCTTGGAAAATTATCAGGTAGAAATATTTTCGATGGATTGTCTAATAATAGCAAAAAAACTATACTTAGAAAAGCTATCATAAGTAAGTATTTAAATGACAACtgtatacaaaatatatctttaaacATGATGTGGGGTGTTTAA
- a CDS encoding palmitoyltransferase, putative, with the protein MRPKYVQASQGQKEKKRGGSLFIFIVFFVLSFIYIGYTGIVLRSWFIPYRTGSFTIAVTFHIFFILFILSFIKCAKTDPGKVPRNWGFYVGDDVKRRRYCKICNVWKPDRTHHCSACNRCVLNMDHHCPWINNCVGFFNRRFFIQLLFYGLVCLFIIAIQTFHYIFIDNINAYFDDGFQERSSFVALEYTYASIVLFLTFVLIFALVPFTKFHLKLISKNSTTIENMDMYSQEYNIYNVGCEDNAKQVFGNNILCWLCPFQCVSNRPAGDGVRWRVSVAHENPV; encoded by the exons atgagaccTAAATATGTTCAAGCTTCACAAggacaaaaagaaaaaaaaagaggtggttctttatttatatttatagtattttttgtattat catttatatatattgggtATACAGGGATTGTTCTGAGGTCATGGTTTATTCCATATAGAACCGGTTCATTCACGATAGCCGTtacatttcatatattttttattttatttatactgagttttataaaa TGTGCTAAAACGGATCCAGGAAAGGTTCCACGTAATTGGGGTTTTTATGTAGGTGACGATGTGAAGAGAAGAAGATACTGTAAGATATGTAATGTATGGAAACCTGATAGAACACATCATTGTTCTGCATGTAATAGATGTGTATTAAATATGGATCATCATTGTCCCTGGATAAATAATTGTGTTGGTTTTTTTAATAGAAGATTTTTTATAcagttattattttatggtttagtatgtttatttattattgctATACAAacatttcattatatatttattgataatattaatgcaTATTTTGATGATGGATTTCAAGAAAGGTCTTCATTTGTAGCTCTTGAATATACATATGCATCCatagttttatttttaacattCGTATTAATTTTTGCCTTAGTACCGTTTACTAAATTCCATCTAAAATTAATATCGAAAAATTCTACTACTATTGAAAATATGGATATGTATAGTCAagagtataatatatataatgtaggTTGCGAAGACAACGCAAAACAG GTTTTTGGTAACAACATATTGTGTTGGTTATGTCCGTTTCAGTGCGTTTCTAACAGACCTGCTGGAGACGGGGTACGTTGGAGAGTCAGTGTAGCACATGAAAATCCtgtttaa